In Balneolaceae bacterium, a genomic segment contains:
- a CDS encoding putative oxidoreductase C-terminal domain-containing protein, whose amino-acid sequence MKIQYLIMIPLFFVALSCNQEVPDTEFTGADGEVRLMTLNPGHFHAGLVQMNNYPQVDSVVHVYAPEGKELEAHLAMIERFNSRDENPTNWNQQVYTGEDYLEKMIEEKPGNVMVVAGNNARKIEYIDRAVKNGINVLADKPMIIKPNQFSTLKTALETADENGVVVNDIMTERHEITTILQKELSQMPELFGELIQGSPEDPGIVKESVHFFYKTVAGETLVRPAWFFDVDQQGEAIVDVSTHLVDMILWQLFPNEPIDYQKSEDGVEVLNARAWDTELTRSQFERITKEENFPDYLMTDVSEDSILNVTANGEFIFKVRDVYAKVSAQWGFTNPQGGDTHYSNMRGTNANLVIRQDLEQDFTATLYVEPKGDTDSGEFETILNNALNKLSGRYPGLAAEESEFGWEIIVPEQHTETHEEHFTRVTENYLDALVDGGLPEWERINLLTKYYITTQAYELSRK is encoded by the coding sequence ATGAAAATTCAATATTTGATAATGATTCCTCTTTTTTTTGTTGCCCTCTCTTGTAATCAGGAAGTTCCGGATACGGAGTTTACAGGAGCCGACGGCGAGGTGCGGCTCATGACACTCAATCCCGGCCATTTTCATGCAGGCCTGGTTCAAATGAATAACTATCCGCAGGTTGATTCTGTTGTACATGTCTATGCACCCGAAGGCAAGGAGCTCGAAGCTCATTTGGCCATGATCGAACGATTCAATTCAAGAGACGAGAATCCCACGAACTGGAATCAGCAGGTTTATACCGGTGAGGATTATCTGGAAAAAATGATTGAGGAAAAACCTGGCAACGTTATGGTTGTAGCGGGAAATAATGCCCGTAAAATTGAGTATATCGACAGGGCAGTTAAGAATGGAATAAATGTTCTGGCTGATAAGCCGATGATTATCAAACCAAATCAATTTTCAACGCTTAAAACCGCTTTGGAAACTGCTGATGAAAATGGAGTTGTTGTAAATGATATAATGACCGAACGCCATGAGATTACTACCATTTTACAAAAAGAGCTCTCTCAAATGCCGGAACTGTTTGGTGAACTCATACAGGGAAGCCCGGAAGATCCCGGCATTGTAAAAGAGAGTGTTCATTTCTTCTATAAAACCGTAGCAGGAGAAACACTGGTAAGGCCGGCATGGTTCTTTGATGTTGATCAGCAGGGAGAGGCCATTGTGGATGTATCCACTCATCTTGTTGATATGATTCTGTGGCAGTTATTTCCCAACGAGCCTATTGATTATCAAAAATCTGAAGATGGAGTTGAAGTGCTAAATGCAAGAGCATGGGACACTGAGCTGACCCGTTCTCAGTTTGAACGGATCACCAAAGAGGAAAACTTTCCGGATTATCTGATGACGGATGTAAGTGAGGATTCAATTTTGAATGTAACTGCCAACGGCGAGTTTATTTTTAAAGTACGCGATGTATACGCAAAGGTCTCAGCCCAGTGGGGATTTACAAATCCTCAAGGGGGTGACACGCATTACTCGAATATGAGAGGGACAAATGCAAATTTGGTCATTCGGCAGGATCTGGAGCAGGATTTTACAGCCACTCTCTATGTTGAACCGAAAGGTGATACAGATTCCGGTGAGTTTGAAACAATATTGAACAATGCACTGAACAAATTAAGCGGCCGTTATCCCGGACTTGCTGCCGAAGAAAGTGAATTTGGTTGGGAAATAATCGTTCCGGAACAACACACAGAAACTCATGAAGAACACTTTACCAGGGTTACAGAAAATTATTTGGATGCCCTTGTGGACGGCGGGCTCCCTGAGTGGGAGAGAATCAACCTGCTCACAAAGTATTATATAACGACACAAGCTTATGAATTGAGTCGTAAATAA
- a CDS encoding sulfatase, whose amino-acid sequence MKKLSNALFGIKCVAVFCFFTLFVIGAQAQDNRPNIILFMSDDVSAGDFGSYGHPTIQTPNIDNLAANGLRFENAYLTTSSCSPSRTSLITGRYPHNTGAPELHMVNSPYLENLPQFPHLLRKAGYYSAQAGKEHFNGDASKSFEVMGGGGNSGSENWVSRLQERPKDKPFFMWFSSYDAHRNWDQPLSDGPHGVEDVRVPPYMVDGPMTRKDLAHYYNEIHRFDKNIGLVLDELKRQGVYENTLIIVVSDNGRPFPRSKWWLYDSGIKTPLVMYWPDKIVEPAVPKSLVSVIDLPPTILELAGVSVPSSFQGVSLTPFIEDPDSNVRDFVFAERNWHAQRHHERMVRYGNFVYIRNNLPELVGMNLVHYAFDRAGRYRDGQIAAYSELVDHWRAGKATDAQKDVVMKPRPEEMLFDVSKDPHQLNNLAENMKYADQLEFLRKALDMWTEQTGDTVPEFDDMTPDRANRQNWEEGIGSGRPEGGEVPGQSTEAWNINHSGPIHIRNKN is encoded by the coding sequence ATGAAAAAATTATCAAACGCTCTTTTTGGAATAAAATGCGTTGCTGTGTTTTGTTTTTTTACACTGTTTGTAATTGGGGCACAAGCACAAGATAATCGACCTAATATCATATTGTTTATGAGTGATGATGTGTCTGCCGGGGATTTCGGTTCATATGGTCATCCAACTATTCAGACACCCAATATTGACAATCTTGCTGCTAATGGACTGCGATTTGAAAACGCATATCTAACAACCAGTTCATGTAGTCCCTCCCGAACGAGTCTGATCACTGGCCGCTACCCGCATAACACGGGGGCACCGGAGTTGCATATGGTCAATTCTCCTTACTTAGAGAATCTGCCACAGTTTCCCCATCTTTTGCGTAAAGCGGGGTACTATTCTGCTCAAGCGGGAAAAGAACACTTCAATGGTGATGCAAGTAAAAGTTTTGAGGTAATGGGAGGTGGTGGTAATAGTGGATCAGAAAATTGGGTATCGAGATTACAAGAGCGCCCCAAAGATAAACCGTTTTTTATGTGGTTTTCCTCTTATGATGCTCATAGAAATTGGGATCAACCATTGTCGGATGGCCCTCACGGAGTGGAAGATGTTCGTGTTCCGCCATATATGGTTGATGGCCCCATGACACGCAAAGATCTTGCTCACTATTATAATGAAATCCACCGGTTTGATAAAAACATTGGGTTGGTTTTGGATGAACTCAAGAGACAAGGTGTCTATGAAAATACGCTCATTATTGTGGTTTCTGATAACGGCCGCCCATTCCCGCGAAGCAAGTGGTGGCTGTACGATAGTGGGATTAAGACGCCGTTGGTGATGTACTGGCCAGATAAGATTGTTGAACCCGCCGTACCTAAGTCGTTAGTCAGTGTGATCGACTTACCTCCAACAATTCTGGAACTTGCTGGTGTTTCGGTACCGTCCTCCTTTCAGGGTGTCAGTTTAACGCCGTTCATAGAAGATCCTGATTCAAATGTTCGCGACTTCGTTTTCGCTGAACGTAACTGGCACGCGCAGCGCCATCATGAACGTATGGTACGTTACGGCAATTTTGTATATATCCGCAATAATTTGCCAGAGCTTGTGGGGATGAATCTCGTGCATTATGCATTTGATAGAGCAGGTAGGTATAGAGACGGACAGATAGCTGCATATTCCGAATTGGTAGATCATTGGCGGGCTGGTAAGGCTACCGATGCACAAAAGGATGTTGTAATGAAGCCCAGACCCGAGGAGATGCTTTTTGATGTATCAAAAGACCCGCATCAACTAAACAATTTGGCGGAGAATATGAAATACGCTGACCAACTTGAATTCTTACGCAAAGCTTTAGATATGTGGACCGAGCAAACTGGTGATACAGTACCAGAGTTCGATGATATGACACCTGATAGAGCAAATCGTCAGAATTGGGAGGAAGGGATTGGCAGTGGAAGACCGGAAGGTGGTGAAGTTCCCGGGCAGTCAACCGAAGCCTGGAATATCAATCATTCTGGCCCAATTCATATTCGGAATAAGAATTAA
- a CDS encoding sulfatase-like hydrolase/transferase: MSKITVFILILITNSLAHAQTAGNSQPPNILVILGCQHSGWAMSCAEADYFETPHLDRLANDGVLFTNAYTTHPVCMPGRVSMMTGRMPSEVGMNYNGAIDTVMTAPTLGELMKNSGYETAWIGKSHLPPLANQRLETFLTFDHI; the protein is encoded by the coding sequence ATGAGCAAAATTACTGTATTTATTTTAATATTGATTACAAACAGTTTAGCGCATGCGCAAACAGCAGGGAATTCACAACCGCCCAACATACTGGTCATACTTGGGTGTCAGCATTCCGGCTGGGCCATGAGCTGTGCCGAAGCTGATTACTTTGAAACACCTCATCTTGATCGACTTGCTAATGATGGCGTTCTATTTACCAACGCCTATACTACACATCCTGTATGTATGCCCGGCCGGGTTAGTATGATGACCGGACGTATGCCCAGTGAGGTAGGTATGAATTACAATGGAGCTATTGACACTGTAATGACTGCTCCTACTCTGGGTGAATTGATGAAAAATTCAGGATATGAGACTGCTTGGATTGGCAAGTCGCACCTGCCACCTTTGGCAAACCAAAGGTTAGAAACATTTTTGACATTCGACCATATTTAA
- a CDS encoding YifB family Mg chelatase-like AAA ATPase, producing MLSRVYCASTIGVDARLIEVEVNMSGGVPKYFLVGLPDRAVSESKDRIDAALKNAGANFPRGKITVNLAPADLPKEGSAFDLPIAVSLLAVSGQIETDKLEKSLIAGELALDGQLRPIKGILPMVVEARDRGLEYVLVPKDNGAEAGVVEGINVVAFNDITEVMEWLEDENSHSIIDIDLESLFQTNGEHEILDFEDVRGQENVKRALEVAAAGLHNVIMVGPPGSGKTMMARRLPTILPPLSLDEALETTKIHSVAGLVQPGKSLVTRRPFRSPHHTVSDVALVGGGSIPMPGEISMAHNGVLFLDELPEFKRSALEVMRQPLEDGIVNISRARMSVSYPSRIMLVASMNPSPTGDWYDPTDTNGATNMQMQRYLGKISGPLLDRIDLHIDVEKVSFDELSAKAKGESSKQIRQRVVAAREIQNRRFMGIENVHSNAQMNTKLARKICPIDKAGENMLKKAMNTLGLSARAYDRILKVSRTIADLERSEEIRTHHIAEAIQYRSLDREGWLG from the coding sequence CTTTCAAGAGTCTATTGCGCATCTACAATCGGCGTGGATGCCCGTTTAATCGAAGTTGAAGTAAATATGAGCGGCGGAGTGCCGAAATACTTTTTGGTAGGATTGCCCGACCGCGCTGTGAGCGAATCCAAAGACCGGATAGATGCCGCGCTTAAAAATGCAGGTGCTAATTTTCCAAGAGGGAAGATTACGGTGAACCTGGCTCCGGCCGATCTTCCCAAAGAGGGAAGTGCGTTTGATCTGCCGATAGCTGTGAGCTTGCTTGCCGTGTCGGGGCAGATAGAAACCGATAAACTGGAAAAATCTCTGATTGCAGGTGAACTGGCACTGGACGGACAGCTACGTCCGATCAAAGGAATTTTGCCGATGGTGGTGGAAGCGAGAGATCGGGGCCTGGAATATGTTCTGGTTCCAAAAGATAATGGGGCGGAAGCAGGCGTAGTGGAGGGAATCAACGTTGTGGCCTTTAACGACATCACCGAGGTGATGGAATGGCTGGAGGATGAGAATTCACACAGTATTATTGATATTGATCTTGAATCCCTGTTTCAGACAAACGGAGAACACGAGATACTCGATTTTGAAGATGTCCGTGGTCAGGAAAATGTGAAACGTGCATTGGAAGTGGCAGCGGCCGGACTTCACAATGTAATTATGGTCGGTCCGCCCGGTTCGGGAAAAACGATGATGGCCCGCCGGCTGCCCACTATTTTACCGCCGCTTTCCCTGGATGAAGCTCTTGAAACCACCAAAATTCATTCTGTTGCCGGATTGGTTCAGCCGGGAAAATCACTGGTGACCCGCCGTCCGTTCAGAAGTCCGCATCACACCGTTTCGGATGTGGCTCTTGTTGGCGGAGGAAGCATCCCCATGCCGGGTGAGATTTCGATGGCGCATAATGGCGTCCTATTTTTGGATGAGCTACCAGAGTTCAAACGGAGTGCACTGGAAGTGATGCGTCAGCCATTGGAAGACGGAATCGTGAATATTTCGAGAGCGCGAATGAGTGTCAGTTACCCCAGCCGAATTATGTTGGTAGCGTCGATGAATCCATCTCCCACAGGTGATTGGTACGATCCAACCGATACAAACGGTGCCACAAATATGCAGATGCAGCGATATTTGGGGAAAATCAGCGGCCCGCTGTTGGACCGAATTGATCTGCACATCGATGTGGAAAAAGTGAGTTTTGATGAACTCTCAGCCAAAGCCAAAGGGGAGAGCTCCAAACAGATTCGCCAACGTGTTGTGGCTGCAAGAGAAATTCAAAACCGACGGTTTATGGGAATTGAAAACGTTCATTCCAACGCTCAGATGAATACCAAGCTGGCCCGAAAAATCTGTCCGATTGACAAAGCCGGTGAAAATATGCTAAAAAAAGCGATGAACACACTGGGGCTCTCCGCCCGCGCATACGACCGAATTCTAAAAGTCTCCCGAACCATCGCCGACCTCGAACGATCCGAAGAGATTCGAACGCATCATATTGCCGAGGCGATTCAGTATCGGAGTTTGGATCGGGAAGGGTGGCTTGGATAG
- a CDS encoding ThuA domain-containing protein, which yields MIYNKHLFYCCYLFLTAVLVIACSPSLNAQSSKIAEFSVHAGKSEYVNTPVSVSLEGIPLSLHKGELQLYEISEGEEIPVASQLKPGSTDRLYWILDGKTNPGEIRNFELRVGTADQVGSENTKKVGVKDDGKSLLFSIGDKKILNYRYAPMGVPDGVDEIYSRGGYIHPIWSPGGEVLSRIQPPDHYHHYGIWNPWTRTEFEGREIDFWNLGDGEGTVRAKHVPERVEGAIYGGFKAIHDHVDFTAPSGEKIALHEQWEVLVWNADPEQNIWIIDFISTLNPATEEPFTIKEYRYQGFSLRATEKWNDNNTELLTSQGYDKSNANATRARWIDVNGISEVEEGRSGILFMTNPGNYNFPELLRIWPEGANGGEENVYINFNPAQDRDWTLKPGNSNTLKYRMVVYDGTIEPEQANLYWESYTNPPKVEVQYSGDLNQKKVLVYTKNGEGYVHENIPYSVEAIKKLGDQYGFEVDASDDPNLFTDENLTQYDALIFSNTNNEAFDTDVQREALQTYIRNGGGFMGIHSASGSERNWSWFSQLLGGNFERHAPRQDFTVEVIDPAHPSVSFLPERWNIEDDECYYLKELNPGMKVVLAADLSTVTDEQRGKFPGKNFGDRFPIAWYQQFEGGRQFYTSLGHRPEQYSDPVFLKHLLGGIKWVTD from the coding sequence ATGATATATAATAAACACCTGTTTTATTGCTGTTACTTATTCTTGACCGCAGTTTTAGTGATAGCCTGTAGTCCATCACTAAATGCACAATCGTCCAAAATTGCCGAATTTTCCGTACATGCGGGAAAGTCTGAATATGTTAACACACCGGTTTCAGTATCTCTTGAAGGTATTCCACTTTCGCTGCATAAAGGTGAGTTACAGCTATATGAAATATCCGAAGGTGAAGAGATACCCGTTGCTTCTCAATTAAAACCTGGTAGTACAGACAGGTTGTACTGGATTCTTGATGGAAAGACGAATCCCGGTGAAATAAGAAATTTTGAATTGAGAGTAGGAACAGCAGATCAGGTTGGAAGTGAAAACACGAAAAAAGTAGGTGTGAAAGACGATGGAAAAAGCCTGTTATTTTCAATTGGTGATAAAAAAATACTTAACTACAGATACGCTCCTATGGGTGTGCCCGATGGAGTCGATGAGATTTACAGCAGGGGAGGATATATCCATCCGATATGGTCGCCCGGCGGAGAGGTGTTAAGCCGTATTCAGCCGCCAGATCACTATCATCATTATGGCATCTGGAATCCGTGGACCCGAACCGAATTTGAAGGAAGAGAAATTGATTTCTGGAATCTCGGAGACGGAGAGGGAACCGTACGGGCTAAACATGTTCCTGAACGAGTTGAAGGAGCAATTTATGGAGGATTTAAAGCCATCCATGACCATGTTGACTTTACAGCACCTTCGGGTGAGAAGATAGCTTTACACGAACAGTGGGAGGTGCTTGTCTGGAATGCTGATCCTGAGCAGAATATCTGGATCATCGATTTTATTTCTACACTGAATCCCGCAACCGAAGAACCCTTTACAATTAAAGAATACAGATACCAGGGCTTTAGTTTGCGGGCCACTGAAAAATGGAACGACAACAACACTGAACTGCTCACCTCGCAGGGTTACGATAAAAGTAACGCCAATGCCACCCGTGCACGCTGGATTGATGTGAATGGAATTTCTGAGGTTGAAGAGGGCCGCTCTGGAATTTTATTCATGACAAATCCCGGAAATTATAACTTTCCGGAACTGTTAAGGATTTGGCCGGAGGGTGCGAACGGAGGAGAAGAGAATGTTTATATCAATTTTAACCCGGCGCAGGACAGGGATTGGACTCTCAAACCCGGAAACTCCAATACTCTAAAATACCGAATGGTTGTTTACGATGGTACCATTGAGCCGGAGCAAGCAAACTTGTATTGGGAAAGTTATACAAATCCACCAAAAGTAGAAGTTCAATATTCCGGAGATTTGAATCAGAAAAAAGTACTGGTCTATACAAAAAACGGGGAAGGATATGTGCATGAAAATATTCCATACAGTGTGGAAGCAATCAAAAAACTTGGTGATCAATATGGATTTGAAGTAGATGCCTCAGATGACCCGAATCTCTTTACGGATGAGAATTTGACACAGTACGATGCTCTGATTTTTTCCAACACAAACAATGAAGCATTTGATACGGATGTTCAACGGGAAGCACTTCAAACATATATACGCAATGGTGGAGGATTTATGGGAATTCATTCTGCCAGCGGCTCAGAACGCAATTGGTCTTGGTTTTCACAATTACTTGGAGGAAATTTTGAACGACATGCACCACGGCAGGATTTTACGGTTGAAGTGATTGATCCGGCTCATCCTTCTGTCTCTTTTTTGCCTGAACGATGGAATATTGAAGATGATGAATGTTATTATCTGAAAGAACTCAACCCCGGTATGAAAGTAGTATTGGCTGCCGATCTGTCCACGGTTACGGATGAACAAAGAGGTAAATTTCCAGGAAAAAACTTTGGAGACCGTTTTCCGATTGCCTGGTACCAGCAGTTTGAAGGAGGCCGTCAATTCTATACTTCTTTGGGGCACCGGCCTGAACAATACTCAGATCCTGTGTTTCTCAAACACCTGTTAGGCGGTATCAAATGGGTGACGGATTAA
- a CDS encoding sialate O-acetylesterase: protein MKNKLFILTSFIIFSILIGSVTNKKDCRTEFFPTTELKPDNIPTKENIWVFMLAGQSNMAGRGKVEPMDTIPDPRILTINKNGNLIIAKEPLHFYEPKMTGLDCGLSFGKELLKHIPDSISILIIPTAVGGSSINQWINDSTHRNISLYSNFREKLKIGQQYGMIKGILWHQGESDAATKEKIDAYSNQLKKLFGLFRSEAGNSTLPILIGELGSFSIWDENWQALNEQIREYIETDSNAYLIKTTDLNHKGDKVHFDSEGQRKLGERFAEKFNQIK from the coding sequence GTGAAAAATAAATTATTTATTCTAACATCATTTATAATCTTCTCCATACTCATTGGTAGTGTTACAAATAAAAAAGATTGCAGAACTGAATTCTTTCCAACGACTGAACTAAAACCTGACAATATTCCTACCAAAGAGAACATATGGGTTTTTATGCTTGCAGGGCAATCAAATATGGCAGGTCGTGGAAAAGTAGAACCAATGGACACCATACCTGATCCAAGAATTCTGACAATTAACAAAAATGGAAATCTAATAATAGCAAAAGAACCATTACACTTTTATGAACCTAAAATGACAGGATTGGATTGCGGACTGTCATTTGGAAAAGAATTACTGAAGCATATTCCTGACAGCATTTCAATTTTAATAATTCCAACAGCCGTAGGTGGCAGCTCTATAAACCAGTGGATAAATGACTCGACACACAGAAATATCAGCCTTTATTCAAACTTCAGGGAAAAACTAAAAATTGGACAACAATATGGAATGATAAAGGGTATCCTTTGGCACCAGGGAGAAAGTGATGCAGCTACAAAAGAAAAAATTGATGCTTACTCAAATCAACTTAAAAAATTGTTTGGGTTATTTAGAAGTGAAGCAGGCAATTCAACTTTGCCAATATTAATAGGTGAATTAGGTTCATTTTCTATCTGGGATGAAAATTGGCAAGCACTCAATGAGCAAATAAGAGAATATATTGAAACAGATTCAAATGCATATTTGATAAAAACCACCGATTTGAATCATAAAGGAGATAAAGTTCACTTTGATTCAGAAGGCCAAAGGAAACTAGGGGAAAGATTTGCTGAGAAATTTAATCAAATTAAATAA
- a CDS encoding Gfo/Idh/MocA family oxidoreductase, translating into MMNKKNTSLKKQGLTRREYLKTSLLGAAGMFVAPAIVPSTVFGKNAPSNRINIGQIGCGRIARGHDLPETMKHDNVRLVAVSDVDTKRMKEGKEFVERWYAEEKGWENEVDVQMYQDYREMLEQSDIDAVVISTPDHWHARPAIEAALAGKDIYLQKPASLTISEGRIMSDIIHRTGVVFQIGSQQRSVSPWPHFKKACELVRNGRIGEIHTIKVGLPGDPGGGDPTPMPIPEHLDYDMWLGSTPMVPYTLDRVHPLEGYSRPGWLRCEQFGAGMITGWGAHHIDTAHWGMGTEYTGPIEVEAEAKFPTDDPNYDGLWTVHGEFNVTAKYANGVTMLVSGEYPNGIRFEGDEGWIFVTRGSGVTASDPDVDRADLPLQASDQAILDSEIGPNEIHLYESSEQHSNWIECIRTRQQTVAPVEVAHRSCTACLISHIAMKLPRKLYWDPVNERFKNDDEANSMLSRPERYPYSIAQIPALRG; encoded by the coding sequence ATGATGAATAAGAAAAACACATCCTTAAAAAAACAAGGCCTTACAAGACGTGAATATCTGAAAACCTCTCTCTTAGGTGCGGCAGGGATGTTTGTAGCGCCGGCAATTGTACCCTCTACAGTATTTGGAAAGAATGCACCGAGTAACAGGATCAATATCGGGCAAATTGGCTGCGGAAGAATTGCCAGGGGACATGACTTGCCCGAAACCATGAAACATGACAATGTTCGCCTGGTGGCTGTGAGTGATGTGGACACAAAGCGTATGAAAGAAGGAAAAGAATTTGTAGAACGCTGGTACGCCGAAGAGAAGGGGTGGGAAAATGAAGTTGATGTTCAAATGTACCAGGACTACCGCGAAATGCTGGAGCAGTCGGATATCGATGCCGTTGTTATTAGTACTCCTGATCACTGGCATGCCCGCCCTGCAATAGAAGCAGCACTTGCGGGAAAAGATATTTACTTACAAAAACCTGCCTCCCTTACAATTTCAGAAGGACGGATCATGAGTGATATCATACACCGTACCGGAGTCGTTTTTCAAATTGGCAGCCAGCAACGCTCGGTCTCACCCTGGCCCCATTTCAAAAAAGCTTGCGAATTAGTACGTAACGGGCGTATCGGAGAAATTCATACCATTAAAGTGGGTTTACCGGGTGATCCCGGTGGTGGAGATCCCACACCAATGCCAATTCCTGAACATCTTGATTATGATATGTGGCTTGGATCGACTCCAATGGTACCTTATACACTTGATCGGGTTCATCCGCTGGAAGGATACTCTCGGCCCGGTTGGCTTCGATGTGAACAGTTTGGCGCTGGAATGATTACAGGCTGGGGTGCACATCACATAGATACTGCTCACTGGGGTATGGGAACCGAATATACAGGACCCATTGAAGTAGAAGCTGAAGCCAAGTTTCCGACGGACGATCCAAATTATGATGGGCTTTGGACGGTACATGGAGAATTTAATGTTACAGCCAAATATGCGAATGGTGTAACCATGTTAGTAAGCGGTGAATATCCCAATGGAATACGCTTTGAAGGTGATGAAGGATGGATTTTCGTAACACGGGGAAGTGGTGTAACAGCCAGTGATCCGGATGTGGACAGGGCAGACTTGCCGTTGCAGGCGAGTGATCAGGCAATTCTGGATTCCGAAATTGGCCCAAATGAAATTCACCTCTATGAGAGCAGTGAACAGCATTCGAACTGGATAGAATGCATCAGAACCAGGCAACAGACTGTAGCTCCTGTTGAAGTGGCTCACCGTTCATGTACGGCCTGTTTGATTTCCCATATCGCCATGAAACTTCCCAGAAAGCTTTATTGGGATCCGGTCAACGAACGCTTTAAAAATGACGATGAAGCCAATTCCATGCTTTCCCGGCCGGAAAGATATCCCTATTCAATTGCGCAGATCCCGGCATTAAGAGGTTAG
- a CDS encoding SDR family NAD(P)-dependent oxidoreductase yields MKKMIIIGATSGIGESLVRHAIDKGYKVGGTGRRVERLEQMKNELGEKFHHREMDVVEKMKASSQLLSLIEEMGGMDIIVLNAGISNYPASSIISMEQEIIDVNVSGFVQLFGEAFQYFKKQGHGQIVGVSSIAGLFGSSRAAPYSASKAFISTYMQAYRQRSNNAEYDITITDVKPGFVKSEMTEGKRGMFWVAETDKAVRQMLTDIEKKKSYSYITRRWRFVAWLIKLTPNWVIDRL; encoded by the coding sequence ATGAAGAAGATGATCATCATCGGCGCCACCTCCGGGATTGGAGAATCCCTCGTCCGGCATGCTATTGATAAAGGCTACAAAGTGGGTGGCACAGGGCGAAGAGTGGAAAGGCTTGAACAGATGAAGAACGAACTGGGTGAAAAATTCCATCATCGCGAGATGGATGTTGTTGAAAAAATGAAAGCCAGTTCTCAACTTCTCTCCCTGATTGAGGAGATGGGCGGAATGGATATCATTGTACTGAATGCGGGAATTTCCAACTATCCGGCTTCATCCATTATCTCTATGGAGCAGGAAATTATTGATGTGAATGTAAGCGGATTTGTACAGCTATTTGGCGAGGCTTTCCAGTATTTCAAAAAACAGGGACACGGACAGATTGTTGGGGTTTCTTCCATTGCCGGATTATTTGGATCGTCCAGAGCTGCTCCTTACAGTGCCTCAAAAGCGTTTATTTCTACTTATATGCAGGCGTATCGCCAACGAAGTAATAATGCTGAATATGATATTACCATTACAGATGTTAAACCCGGTTTTGTGAAAAGCGAGATGACGGAAGGCAAGAGGGGGATGTTCTGGGTGGCTGAAACGGACAAGGCGGTAAGGCAGATGCTGACCGATATCGAAAAGAAGAAATCGTATTCCTACATCACCCGGCGATGGCGGTTTGTTGCGTGGCTGATCAAACTCACACCCAACTGGGTCATTGACAGGCTTTAG
- a CDS encoding four helix bundle protein: MEIWQEARILSKIIFQLTEEEAFRKDYKLKNQIKGSSGSTMDNIAEGFERNGKGEFIQFLSIAKGSCGETRSQSYRAFDYEYITHGELDDLVNRCTILSRKISSLMAYLKNSKLDGSKYKQP, translated from the coding sequence TTGGAAATCTGGCAGGAGGCAAGGATTCTTTCGAAAATTATATTTCAATTGACTGAAGAAGAAGCTTTTAGAAAAGATTATAAACTAAAAAATCAAATAAAGGGATCTTCTGGATCAACAATGGATAATATTGCAGAGGGATTTGAAAGAAATGGAAAAGGGGAATTCATTCAATTCTTAAGCATAGCCAAAGGATCTTGTGGTGAAACAAGATCTCAATCTTATAGAGCATTTGACTATGAATACATCACCCACGGAGAATTAGATGATTTAGTAAATCGTTGCACAATATTAAGTAGAAAGATATCATCACTCATGGCTTATTTAAAGAATAGTAAGTTGGATGGTTCAAAGTATAAACAACCTTAG